In a genomic window of Phosphitispora fastidiosa:
- a CDS encoding group II intron maturase-specific domain-containing protein yields MFHKLPTAVSPQARKSFRESIREIRRQSLGATLDEVARRMNPVIRGWANYFGSFCFSMMKKELWQLNLALARWAMRTRKRLRRKPAKALDWLGFCAKTRPGLFATGKWAVGLRYDNKSRMRGARPVP; encoded by the coding sequence GTGTTTCATAAGCTTCCAACGGCAGTCAGCCCACAGGCAAGGAAGAGTTTTCGCGAATCAATACGGGAAATACGGAGACAGTCACTTGGAGCAACTCTTGACGAAGTTGCACGGAGAATGAATCCGGTAATCCGGGGATGGGCGAATTATTTTGGCAGCTTTTGCTTCAGTATGATGAAGAAAGAACTTTGGCAATTGAATCTCGCATTAGCCAGGTGGGCAATGAGAACGCGTAAGAGATTACGGCGTAAGCCAGCAAAGGCGCTGGACTGGCTGGGTTTTTGTGCTAAGACAAGACCGGGTCTATTTGCTACTGGGAAATGGGCTGTAGGCCTACGGTATGATAACAAGAGCCGGATGAGGGGAGCACGTCCGGTTCCGTGA
- a CDS encoding IS110 family transposase produces the protein MKVIHPICAGIDIHKKSFTIALNETKANGTYSVRAKTFSTVQAGILSAREWLLQSNCLDITLESTGKYWIPVFNLFEDHFDITLANPRRTKTFPGKKTDVRDAKWLSELHRIGLVDPSFIPPRDIRELRELTRYRTKLIKMRSAEKNRVQNSLIVSNIMISSVATDTFGKSGMNIIFALLAKEEITEDLLQLIVLGKLRSKIPELMEALRGELTETQANKIRIALDNFFNLSEKITKIEALIDEKVKPYQKIIDLLCSVPGIKKTAAIAIIAEIGTDMSKFYSAMHLCSWGGVSPQNNRTAGKNRRVRSKPGNSYLKSMLVQCANAAVKETGTWITNKFNSIKARRGHNKAIVAISRTMLTAIYHIIQKQEAYREPPAKTRISKSEEQKMISKLKSLGYKVEKAVI, from the coding sequence TTGAAGGTTATTCATCCCATTTGTGCCGGTATCGATATTCACAAAAAGTCCTTCACAATAGCATTGAATGAGACTAAAGCTAACGGCACATACTCTGTCCGGGCCAAGACTTTTTCAACTGTGCAGGCAGGTATACTGTCTGCCCGTGAATGGCTCCTGCAGAGCAACTGCTTGGACATCACCTTAGAAAGTACTGGTAAGTACTGGATTCCTGTTTTTAACCTGTTTGAAGATCATTTTGACATTACTCTCGCTAATCCCAGACGAACCAAAACTTTTCCCGGAAAAAAGACTGATGTCCGCGATGCAAAATGGCTTTCCGAATTACACAGAATTGGACTTGTTGACCCCAGCTTCATTCCCCCCAGAGATATTAGGGAGTTACGTGAACTGACCAGGTACAGGACTAAACTTATTAAAATGCGCTCCGCTGAAAAAAACAGGGTGCAAAATTCTCTCATTGTGTCCAATATAATGATCTCATCAGTTGCTACCGATACCTTTGGCAAATCAGGCATGAATATTATATTTGCCCTTCTCGCCAAAGAGGAAATTACTGAAGATTTACTTCAGTTAATTGTCCTTGGGAAGTTACGCAGCAAAATTCCTGAACTTATGGAAGCTTTAAGGGGAGAACTCACTGAAACTCAAGCTAATAAAATAAGAATTGCCCTGGACAACTTTTTTAATCTCAGCGAGAAAATTACCAAAATTGAAGCCTTGATTGACGAAAAAGTTAAGCCTTATCAAAAGATTATTGACCTTCTTTGTTCTGTGCCGGGTATTAAAAAAACTGCAGCAATTGCTATCATCGCAGAAATAGGCACTGACATGTCCAAATTCTACTCTGCCATGCACTTGTGTTCCTGGGGCGGCGTCTCACCACAAAACAACCGCACCGCCGGTAAGAATAGACGTGTACGCTCCAAACCAGGCAATTCCTACCTTAAATCAATGCTTGTGCAGTGCGCAAATGCTGCAGTAAAAGAAACCGGAACCTGGATTACCAACAAGTTCAACTCTATCAAGGCCCGCAGGGGTCATAACAAAGCCATTGTCGCCATTTCACGGACCATGCTTACAGCCATATACCATATTATTCAAAAGCAAGAAGCTTATAGAGAACCTCCTGCTAAAACACGTATTTCCAAGTCCGAAGAACAAAAAATGATTTCTAAGCTTAAATCATTGGGCTATAAGGTTGAAAAGGCAGTAATTTAG
- a CDS encoding DUF1634 domain-containing protein — protein MIQKSNDINRILAMLLRSGSIISVVLMAAGLAFALAADGGLEGQRAAGQGFSEVIAGVMALNPMAIMTLGILVLLFTPFLRVIAAFFSFLLIEKDINYSLISLGVLLIMILSLLVPGLH, from the coding sequence GTGATTCAGAAGAGTAATGATATCAACCGAATACTGGCGATGCTGCTGCGCTCCGGTTCGATTATAAGTGTGGTCCTGATGGCCGCCGGACTGGCGTTTGCATTGGCAGCGGACGGAGGCCTGGAGGGACAGCGGGCAGCAGGTCAGGGCTTTTCGGAGGTAATTGCCGGGGTAATGGCATTGAATCCCATGGCGATAATGACCCTTGGCATCCTAGTCCTGTTATTTACACCGTTTCTCAGGGTAATTGCAGCGTTCTTTTCGTTTCTCCTGATTGAAAAAGATATTAATTATAGTCTGATTTCCTTGGGGGTACTGCTGATTATGATACTTAGTCTGCTGGTCCCCGGGCTGCACTAG